In the genome of bacterium, the window TGCTGATCGCAAGAACAGCAGAAGCATAGATTGCTGTCCGCCTGCTGCGCCCACTTGCCAGCATGATGGAAGAAATGGTAAAACCTTCCGGAATTTTGTGAAGCACCACGGCGCCAAAAATGAGCAATCCCAGCTTGGGTGAAATGAGAAAACCGGAACCGATCGAAATCCCATCAAACAGGGTATGCATGCTCAATCCAAAGATGGAAGTGAGACCAACAAGCGGATTCACCATGACTTCCCGATGCGTTTCCTCACCAAAATGGAAATGAGGCACGATCGTGTGCTCAAAGAAATGGATGGTGATATACCCGGCCAGAAAAAAGAGCGGAGCCTGATCGGTAATCTTCAAACTCTCGGGAATCATCGCAAGGGCGGCCGCCGCAAGCATGTAACCCGCGCCAAAGGAAATCGTCAGGCGCAGGACCTTCCAATCCCAGTAGGGCTTGAGTAACAAAAGCAGCCCGCCGAGAACTGTCGCCGACGCTGCTACCACAACCGCCGCAATCGAAAGCCAGGTCATTCGAATATAGTACGTTCAAAGGTTCAAAGTTCAAAGGTTCAAGGATGACCACCAGCGAAACTGGGCCTGCGCTTGCGCCTGAAACCAGGGCTCGCCGTTGAGCGTTCTGCAGCCGAGATCTCGCGCCCTCTTCAGAAGCTCCGTATCTTGATAGATGGAATCGATTACAACGCCTCCCGGTTTTAGATGCTGAATATCAACGGGGCACTCTCCACTGATCCATCCGATCGATGTGGCTTGAATGAGAACGTCGTAATCGATATTGCGGAGATCAGCCAACCCTCCGCTAATCGCCTGAAATTCTGAAGCCAATCGCTGTGCCTTTTCTAACGTCCGATTTAAAATCCATAATTCGGAAACCTTTGCACTGATCACGGAAGCCAGAGCTCTTGCCGATGCCCCTGCGCCGATGATCACAGCGCAAGCGCCCTGCACCGGAATGTCTTTCAGCAAAACCTCGATTCCCTTCAGATCCGTGTTTGTCCCGATCCACTTCCCCTTTACCTGCGCAACCGTATTGCAAGCTCGAAGGCGCTGCACTTCCGGAGTAACGGAGTTTACTAAGGACAGGACTTCTTCCTTATAAGGATGAGTAATACTAAAGCCTTTCGTGTTCCATTCAGGCGCTTTCCGCATGAGTGCAGGCAAATCTTTGCAAAAGTAGGGCAGATAAATCCATGGAAGAGACGCATCTGCAAAATGCTTGTTTTGAACTTCCGGAGACCGGCTGTGCGCGACTGGATTTCCGATGACGCCAAAGACAAAAAGCTGTTGCGTGTTCTCGAAGCGCCGCAGTCGATAAGTTTCAACCAATTGATCGAAGTCAAATTGACCGTTTCCAGTGGGTCGACCGGGCAGGCTTGCGTAAATCCAGCGAGCTCCATTGAAAACAGATAAAATACGACTGAAGGCGCCCACTTCACCCGCAGCAAAACAGAGTGCCAGCGGATTGTTTTCCCTGTTCAGCTTGATCAACCTGGCGATCACATCATAGTTTTCCGTTTCAAGTACAATCTTCGTCCGGTGCTCCCCGGATAATTTTTTCCACAAACTGTCCGGATCTTCTTCTTTCGCATGAATCGAAACAATGCAGTTTTGTCCCAAAGCTTCACCCTGCTCCACGTCCAAATAGTCTGCAAAAGGCCAGTACTTTTCGAGCAGATCCGGACGTCCGTGAGAAGCAAAAAGAAGTGGTTTATTCGTGGCAGCGCGAATTTTTGCGCCATCAAGATGTGCGCAAAGATCCAGGCGGATTTCAAACAAATCTGCATCAAAAGAATTTATGGCGGTGCAGACTTCATCGGTTGTTCCGTAAAGTGAAAGGCAGATGCGCGGGCGATTCATCTGAGCAGAGTAAAAAGAATAAGCGCAATACAAACAAACACCAGCGCATCCCGCCAGCTGATTTTGGGCTCAAGATAAGAAGTGCGCTTGCCCGGATACCCAAAACCTTTTGCTTCCAGGGACATCGCCATCAAGTCAGCGTTCCGCAAACTGTAAGAGATGAGCGCGGCAATCATCGGACCGTATTTGCGCGCTTTTACCGATAAACCTCCACTCTCAAGATCCACGCCTCTGGACTTCTGCGCAGCCACAATTGTTTGCAGATTCTGATAGAAAAGCGGAACCAGACGAAAACCGAGCGAAAGTGTAAAGGCAACTTTGTAAGGAATTCCGATCCGTGTCAAAGCAAAAGTAAATTCTTCGATGCGCGTGATGGTTACAAAGAGCAAACCGGCAAGAACAAACGTATCGATTCTCGTTGCAAGCAGCGCAGCATTTTCAAAACTCCACTCCGAACCGCGTATTTTGGGGACAACAGACCAGATGGCAAAAGTAAAAATCCAGAAAATCAAAAGCATTTTCCAGAATTTTTTAACATTCCCCGCGCCGCGCGCAAATAAAAGCAATGTCACGTAAAAGGCAAGAATGATAGCCGTGACCAAAAATGTTTTTGCAAGAAACGGGATCACAATGCAAAATAATAACATCAGGAGTTTCGTCACAGGATGGAGCGAATGAAAGGGAGTATTGGCTTCTTGATAGAGATACATCTGTTACCGATTGGCGGGCACGGAGGCCCGCCCTCCAATAGCCTTTAAATTTACCTGTTCTTCGCCGCTCAGAAGGCGCTCCAGATCCAGGATCACGAGCAAGAGGTTTTGATGTTTTGCGACGGCAATTACGAAATCGGCTCCATCCGGTGGTGGCTGAATCATTTCCACAGGGATCGTGTAGACCTGGTCGGCTTCATCCACAATCAGCCCAATTTTTTGACGGTTCATTCGCAAAATCAGAATTCGTGTCTGCATCGTATTGTGGATTGCAGCCAGACCTAACCGTTTCCTCATATCCAGAACCGGGACAAGCTGACCTCGCAAGTCGATCATTCCTTCGATGAATGGCGGAGCGCCGGGTATAGGCGTGATTTCGCAGTAACTGATTACTTCCGTAACGCGATGAATTTCCACTGCAAATTGCTGCGTTCCGATCCGAAACGCGACAAATTGTAATGAATCGGCCATGAAAGCGATGTTACCATAGCTCTTCAACGCAAAGGCGCAAAGACGCTAAGGTTTAAACCTGTAGGTTGCGGCGTTTCGCTGTAGATGAAAGACTTGGAGGTCGGGA includes:
- a CDS encoding ZIP family metal transporter is translated as MTWLSIAAVVVAASATVLGGLLLLLKPYWDWKVLRLTISFGAGYMLAAAALAMIPESLKITDQAPLFFLAGYITIHFFEHTIVPHFHFGEETHREVMVNPLVGLTSIFGLSMHTLFDGISIGSGFLISPKLGLLIFGAVVLHKIPEGFTISSIMLASGRSRRTAIYASAVLAISTILGAVLISFFSQTVKYALPFSAGVTFYIAASDLVPIINESRGLSLSLAFFLGIVIFYFTDLLLAGYLI
- a CDS encoding type I 3-dehydroquinate dehydratase, giving the protein MNRPRICLSLYGTTDEVCTAINSFDADLFEIRLDLCAHLDGAKIRAATNKPLLFASHGRPDLLEKYWPFADYLDVEQGEALGQNCIVSIHAKEEDPDSLWKKLSGEHRTKIVLETENYDVIARLIKLNRENNPLALCFAAGEVGAFSRILSVFNGARWIYASLPGRPTGNGQFDFDQLVETYRLRRFENTQQLFVFGVIGNPVAHSRSPEVQNKHFADASLPWIYLPYFCKDLPALMRKAPEWNTKGFSITHPYKEEVLSLVNSVTPEVQRLRACNTVAQVKGKWIGTNTDLKGIEVLLKDIPVQGACAVIIGAGASARALASVISAKVSELWILNRTLEKAQRLASEFQAISGGLADLRNIDYDVLIQATSIGWISGECPVDIQHLKPGGVVIDSIYQDTELLKRARDLGCRTLNGEPWFQAQAQAQFRWWSSLNL
- a CDS encoding energy-coupling factor transporter transmembrane protein EcfT → MYLYQEANTPFHSLHPVTKLLMLLFCIVIPFLAKTFLVTAIILAFYVTLLLFARGAGNVKKFWKMLLIFWIFTFAIWSVVPKIRGSEWSFENAALLATRIDTFVLAGLLFVTITRIEEFTFALTRIGIPYKVAFTLSLGFRLVPLFYQNLQTIVAAQKSRGVDLESGGLSVKARKYGPMIAALISYSLRNADLMAMSLEAKGFGYPGKRTSYLEPKISWRDALVFVCIALILFTLLR
- a CDS encoding chemotaxis protein CheW, with translation MADSLQFVAFRIGTQQFAVEIHRVTEVISYCEITPIPGAPPFIEGMIDLRGQLVPVLDMRKRLGLAAIHNTMQTRILILRMNRQKIGLIVDEADQVYTIPVEMIQPPPDGADFVIAVAKHQNLLLVILDLERLLSGEEQVNLKAIGGRASVPANR